TTCCCGGCTACGCAGGCCAGAACGCCAAGCTGCTGCTCTACCTGGTTGTCGTGGCGCAGTTGAGCGACGTGATGCAGTACGTGTGGGGAAAGCTCACGGGCCGGCACAAGATCGCGCCCCACGTCAGCCCCGGCAAGACCTGGGAGGGATTCCTGGGCGGAGTGGCCACGGCCACCGCGGTGGGAGCGGCGCTCTACTGGATGACGCCGTTTTCGCCGCCGGCCGCCGCAGGCATGGCGCTCTCCATCACCCTGATGGGCTTTTTCGGAGGCCTGGTGATGTCCGCCATCAAGCGCGACCGCGGCGTGAAGGACTACGGCAGCTTCATCGAGGGCCACGGCGGCATCCTCGACCGCATCGACTCCATCTGTTTCTCCGCCCCGTTCTTCTTCCACCTGGTCAATTACTTCTACACGCCCGGCAGCTACCCTCTGCCCTGGCTGCGGTAGGGTTGCTTTGTGAGTGCAGGGATTGTGGAGGGATTATCGCTGGAGGGCATGGTGAGCGCGGAAGGATTTGAACCTTCGACCCACGGCTTAAAAGGCCGTTGCTCTACCAGGCTGAGCTACGCGCCCCACAATCGCCAATCTAACACACGAAGTGGGCGGGAGGAGATGCGCCCCGGGGGCAAGCCGCTGCCGAGGCCGGTCTCGCTTACCAAACTATTACACGCAAAAACGCAGGTTTTGCTGGACTGGAGGCTCAGACCCAAGTAAGGTCTTGCAGGCCCTTCGGGGGCTTTTGCATATCTGAGCGCTTGAAAAAGGACTCCTTGACCCCGCATGAGTGAAGCTGCCGCGGCTGTGCTCCGTCCCTGGGAAGAACCCTTCTGGAAACCGGCGAAAGGACGCGAACTGGTCCTCGCCTATCTGGTGCTGATCCATGTGCTGGCGCTAGTGGGGCTGGTGCTCTATCCCATTCCCAGCCTGCCGGTGCTGGCCATCACGCTAGGGGCGGCGATGCTGGGTGGGTTGGGCACAACGGTGTGCTTCCATCGCATGCTGGCGCATCGCACGGTGAAGCTGAACCCGGTGCTGGAGAACTTGCTGATCTTCTTCACCATCTTCAACGGCTCGGGGAATCCGACCAGTTGGGTGGCCTTCCACCGCCGGCATCACGCGCGTTCGGACACGCCGGACGACATCTCCAGCCCGAAACATGGCGGATTCTGGTGGGCGCACCTGAGGTGGCTGTACCAGAATCCCCCGGAGAGCCTGGAGAAGTGGGCGCCGGATCTGAACAAGCCCATCTACCGCTTCTGGACGCGGATGGAAGCGCCCATCGTGGTGGCCTCGCTGCTGTGCGGACTTTTCTTCGGCTGGGAAGGATTCTTCTGGATGGGCGCGCTGCGCATGGTGTACTCGCTGCACGGGCAGTGCGCGGTGAACAGCCTGACCCACATGGGCGAGCACCGGGGCGATTCCAGCAAGAACCTGTGGTGGCTGGGACCGCTGCAACTGGCGGCCTGGGGCGAGAACTGGCACCGTAACCACCACTCGCAGACCAACTCGGCGCGCTTCGGGTGGAAGTGGTGGGAAGTGGATATTGGCTGGTATTTCATACGGGCAATGGCGGCGGTGGGGCTGGCGAGCGATGTGAAAGTGCCGAAGAAACAATTGGAGATTGGGTAATCGGGAATTCTGGTAATTTGGATTGAATCAGTGGATCATTGAATCAATGAATCACTGAGGCGGATTCGTTTCGCCCTTGCCATAGGCGGTCAGAACCTCGACTGACACGATTTCCTGGAAACGAATCAAGTATGCGGGTTGACGATCGAATTTCTCGTATTTCGATTCGTCAGTGGTGGAAAGCATCTCATACACCACCTCTCCATCTTCAACATCAACAGTATCAATCTTTCCCACAATGACTTCGCCATCGGTGCAGTGCAACCTCACAACGTTGTTAATGCTGCACTGAAGCAGGCGGGCATCCTCTGACGTCATACCCAATCCTCCACAATGTGTGTGTAGATTCCCACGGCCTCAGCGCTCGACGAGTTGCTCCAGCGTTTCGAAGAATTCCGGAAAGGACACTTGGGCGGCGTCGGCGTTGCGGATGACGACCTTATCCTGGGCCCGCAGGGCGGCGACGGCGAAGGCCATGGCGATGCGGTGGTCGCCGAAGGAGTCCACTTCCCCGCCCTTGAGCGGCTGGCGGCCGGGGACGCGCAGGCCATCCGTAAATTCCTCCACTTCGGCGCCCAACGCGCGCAGGTTGCGCGCGACGGCGGCGATGCGATCGGATTCCTTGACGCGCAGCTCGGCAGCATCCCGAATCTCGATTCCCTGCCCCGTATAAGGCGCGATGGCGGCGAGTACGGGCAACTCATCAATCAGGGCAACGGTTGGGGCGCCGGAGATGCGGGCGCCGCCGAGTGGTCGCGGCTCCAAGCGGATGGTGCCGGCGAGTTCGCCCATGCGGTCTTCGACGTTGAGCATGGAAAAGCGGGCGCCGAGAGAGGAAAGCACGTCAAGCAGAGCGGAACGCGTGGGGTTGAGCAGGACGTCGTCGAGCACCAGGTTCGATTCCGGAAAGAGGGCGGCGGCGCAGAGGAAGAACGCCGCGGTGGAGATGTCGCCCGGAATGCGGAAGGCGACCGGGCGCAGGGCCTGCCCGCCGCGGATGGAGATGCGTCCGGGAGCGCAAGTGAGGCGGGCGCCAAAGGCTTCAAGCGCGAGTTCTCCGTGGTCGCGCGTGGGCACGGGCTCGGAAACCGAGGTCTCGCCCTGGGCCATCAGGCCGGCGAACAGCACGGCAGTCTTCACCTGGGCGCTGGGCACCGGCAGGGCGTAATCAATGCCGCGGAGACGCGCGCCGGAGATGCGCAGCGGCGGGCGGGCGCCGCCGGAGGCGGCGATGGCAGCGCCCATCCGGGTGAGCGGCTCGATGACGCGCGCCATGGGACGGCGGGAGAGCGAGGCGTCGCCGACCAGGTCACTGCTGAAGGGCTGGGCGGCAAGAATGCCGGCCAGCATGCGCATGGTGGAGCCGGAGTTGCCGCATTCGAGCGGACCCTGGGGCGGGGAGAGTTGCGGGCCCCGGCCGCGGATCGTGAGCGTCCCCTCTGCCTCCTGTTTGACTTCGCAGCCGAGCGCCCGCAGACACGCGAGCGTGGAGGCGCAGTCGGCGCCAGTAGCGAAATTCTCCAGGCGAGATTCGCCCTCGGCCAGCGCGGACAAGATGGCGTAACGGTGAGAAATGGACTTGTCACCGGGAAGGCGCAGAGCGCCAAGCAGATTGCGCGCGGGACGGATGGCGAGGTCGAGCGACACGCTGAATTGAGTTTACACAGGCCCGGCAGGACAGAAAGTGTGAACTATGAACGAAACCAGTTCTTTCTTTTCAGGTTACCAGCCGAGCTTCAGGTGCGCGTACGGGCGGTGGCAGAGACTTCTGCGAGCACGTCCTTGGGAACTTCGCGCAGCGTGACATGAAGCTCGAACATGGGGGTGAGGGAGCCGCGGCCCCAGCGGTTGACGTCCCAGTGGGCGCGCAGGAACTTGATGTCCGGCTGGCCGGTCAGGTCGACCAGCAGCGGGTGCTGGCCGCGATAGAACTTCTGCGGAAACCTGGCGACCGGCTGGGTGCCCCAGGCGGCGCCGTCCGCGGAACCCCAGATGCTGACGTCGAGCGCTTCCTGCTCGACGATATCGGTGATGACGAGCGTAGCGAGGAAGACGCGATGGCCGGCGGCGGAGATGTCGACCGCGGCGCCGTCGCCCGCTGCGGTGACGCGGGTCGAGGGAGGGATGAGGTAAGTCTCAACCATGACGGTGGGATTCTAGCAAAATTGACGAATGACGAATTTTCGAATTGACGAATTGAGTCCGAGCAGCCATCCCGCAAGGGTCAAGCCCCGGGAGACAGGATTCAGCCGATATTCAGCGAATCGAGGAAGCTGCGCAGGAGGCGGCCGGCGGCTTCGGGTTGTTCGAAGGGAGCGTAGTGGCCGGCGCGCGCGATGACCTCCAGGCGGCTGCCGACAATGCCCTGCTGAATGCGCTCCTGCTCTTCGCGCGGGGTGAGCGTGTCCTCCTCTCCGGCGATGACCAGCGTGGGCACCTTAATGGTCTTCAGTGTGGGGAAGGAGTCCGGGCGCTCG
This portion of the Terriglobales bacterium genome encodes:
- a CDS encoding fatty acid desaturase, giving the protein MSEAAAAVLRPWEEPFWKPAKGRELVLAYLVLIHVLALVGLVLYPIPSLPVLAITLGAAMLGGLGTTVCFHRMLAHRTVKLNPVLENLLIFFTIFNGSGNPTSWVAFHRRHHARSDTPDDISSPKHGGFWWAHLRWLYQNPPESLEKWAPDLNKPIYRFWTRMEAPIVVASLLCGLFFGWEGFFWMGALRMVYSLHGQCAVNSLTHMGEHRGDSSKNLWWLGPLQLAAWGENWHRNHHSQTNSARFGWKWWEVDIGWYFIRAMAAVGLASDVKVPKKQLEIG
- the aroA gene encoding 3-phosphoshikimate 1-carboxyvinyltransferase yields the protein MSLDLAIRPARNLLGALRLPGDKSISHRYAILSALAEGESRLENFATGADCASTLACLRALGCEVKQEAEGTLTIRGRGPQLSPPQGPLECGNSGSTMRMLAGILAAQPFSSDLVGDASLSRRPMARVIEPLTRMGAAIAASGGARPPLRISGARLRGIDYALPVPSAQVKTAVLFAGLMAQGETSVSEPVPTRDHGELALEAFGARLTCAPGRISIRGGQALRPVAFRIPGDISTAAFFLCAAALFPESNLVLDDVLLNPTRSALLDVLSSLGARFSMLNVEDRMGELAGTIRLEPRPLGGARISGAPTVALIDELPVLAAIAPYTGQGIEIRDAAELRVKESDRIAAVARNLRALGAEVEEFTDGLRVPGRQPLKGGEVDSFGDHRIAMAFAVAALRAQDKVVIRNADAAQVSFPEFFETLEQLVER